The following coding sequences are from one Paenibacillus tundrae window:
- the liaF gene encoding cell wall-active antibiotics response protein LiaF, whose translation MKRSTRDRWWVGIPLIAIGAMILFRQLGYDIDIGYIFRTYWPLFLIWWGAKGISEIRRNGGYAFIGPVIVLLIGGYFLARNLGWIHYSMGEFIRYLIPVMLIGGGLFVLVGPRRRDRKHHDKMQSPPPPEQPYQPLSPEDLEMQSTFDEQFEKTFGKPKQEQKHDPYGSHHTDQEHSNSYEHQQYKKHSTQDSSHKKYAKFDSSNPYGQHSNDYGNYDGYGDTINKSAFIGDLYMGQEVFTLKPMNISAFIGDTVIDLTKAQIPYGETKIVISNFIGDVKVFVPEDMDLGVTVTTNSFIGDMSLLNQKRGGFMSSAQAETAHYREAGKKVRIIVSVFIGDVKVNKVG comes from the coding sequence ATGAAACGATCTACGCGGGACCGCTGGTGGGTGGGCATACCCCTCATAGCTATTGGTGCAATGATCTTGTTCAGACAATTGGGATATGACATTGATATAGGGTACATTTTTAGAACCTATTGGCCGTTGTTTTTAATCTGGTGGGGAGCAAAAGGAATTTCCGAAATTCGGCGCAATGGGGGCTACGCCTTCATCGGTCCTGTTATCGTATTGTTGATCGGAGGTTACTTTCTTGCCCGCAATCTGGGATGGATTCATTATTCAATGGGAGAGTTTATCCGCTATTTGATTCCAGTGATGCTGATCGGCGGAGGATTGTTTGTACTGGTCGGGCCGCGGCGACGTGATCGAAAGCATCATGACAAAATGCAGTCACCTCCACCACCTGAACAGCCTTATCAGCCATTGTCACCAGAAGATCTAGAGATGCAGTCTACATTTGATGAACAATTTGAGAAAACATTTGGCAAACCCAAGCAAGAACAGAAGCATGATCCATATGGTTCTCACCATACAGATCAAGAGCATTCAAATTCTTATGAGCATCAACAATATAAAAAGCACAGCACGCAAGATTCATCTCACAAAAAATATGCGAAATTCGATTCGAGCAATCCATATGGTCAACACTCCAACGATTATGGGAACTACGACGGCTATGGCGATACGATTAATAAGTCTGCCTTCATTGGCGATCTGTACATGGGGCAAGAAGTATTTACACTGAAGCCAATGAACATCTCCGCATTTATCGGGGACACGGTGATTGATTTGACAAAAGCACAGATCCCGTATGGGGAGACCAAGATTGTGATCTCGAACTTTATAGGGGATGTCAAAGTATTCGTGCCAGAGGATATGGATCTTGGTGTAACCGTGACAACCAATTCCTTCATTGGTGATATGTCATTGCTCAACCAGAAACGTGGTGGATTCATGAGCAGTGCTCAAGCTGAAACTGCACATTATCGTGAAGCAGGTAAAAAGGTACGAATCATTGTGAGCGTATTTATTGGTGATGTCAAAGTTAATAAGGTGGGTTAA
- a CDS encoding sensor histidine kinase produces the protein MIRTILKANKWELMMYFALTGLITLGGFYLLYGEVLSGESRQRAWTYVGVVVLATIVTGYIAALRLQRKIDLLDLNMLKVSKGNLTVRMPEADDASFGRVYQEFNVMMDSIEKKMRLLQRLGEQEVIEKEQASERAVIEERKRMARDLHDTVSQQLFAMHMSASSLPRLLEMNPEQGRNVLDQLIQMSHIAQRQMRGLIAQLRPVELEGRDLSAALDSWFPDYCRQNGLKGVKELELDGGISDAIEHQLFLVIQEAVANVVKHAEAGLVSLSIRESEHQISMSISDDGQGFLQQADRPGSYGLSTMRERAEKLGGQVQIISKPGAGTTVRVFIPKFPNESEGETE, from the coding sequence ATGATTCGAACGATTCTCAAAGCGAATAAATGGGAACTGATGATGTATTTTGCACTAACCGGTCTAATTACACTTGGCGGCTTCTACTTATTATATGGAGAAGTGCTCTCCGGAGAGAGCCGTCAACGTGCTTGGACCTATGTTGGTGTAGTTGTGTTAGCCACCATTGTTACTGGATATATTGCCGCTCTGCGGCTACAACGCAAAATTGATCTGTTAGACCTCAACATGCTGAAAGTATCTAAAGGTAATCTGACGGTTCGTATGCCTGAAGCAGACGATGCTTCATTTGGTCGGGTATACCAAGAATTCAATGTAATGATGGATTCTATTGAGAAAAAAATGAGGTTGCTTCAGCGCCTCGGTGAGCAGGAAGTGATTGAGAAGGAACAGGCTTCAGAGCGAGCCGTTATTGAAGAGCGCAAACGAATGGCAAGAGACCTGCATGATACAGTAAGTCAACAGTTATTCGCGATGCATATGTCGGCTTCATCACTGCCGCGTCTACTGGAGATGAATCCGGAACAGGGTCGTAATGTGCTGGATCAACTCATTCAGATGTCCCATATTGCACAGCGGCAGATGCGAGGGCTTATTGCACAGCTCCGACCAGTCGAGCTGGAGGGACGTGATCTATCTGCCGCACTGGATAGCTGGTTTCCTGATTATTGCAGGCAGAATGGCCTCAAGGGTGTGAAAGAGCTGGAACTGGATGGCGGAATTTCAGATGCCATTGAGCACCAGCTATTTCTTGTTATTCAGGAGGCTGTTGCGAATGTGGTGAAGCATGCCGAAGCAGGACTTGTTAGTTTGTCGATCCGAGAGAGTGAGCATCAGATAAGCATGAGCATTAGCGACGATGGGCAAGGTTTCTTGCAACAAGCCGACCGCCCGGGGTCTTATGGGTTATCCACGATGCGTGAGCGGGCTGAGAAGCTTGGAGGACAGGTACAGATCATATCGAAGCCGGGAGCGGGAACAACGGTACGGGTGTTCATCCCGAAATTCCCGAATGAATCAGAGGGGGAGACCGAATGA
- a CDS encoding response regulator transcription factor: protein MSGKVKVMIVDDHDMVRMGLKTYLMLEPTFHVIGEAGNGEAALHHLRKLDENEMPDLILMDLMMPVMNGAEATEAIMSEFPTMKIVMLTSFLEDDLVVQAIEAGAVSYVLKTVSAEELIYALQGAYRGMPVMTGDVSQALTRGIRQRTARESESGLTEREKEVLLLIAEGKTNKDIGEELHISIKTVKTHVSNLLMKCEMDDRTQLAIYAHRQGWVKTKD from the coding sequence ATGAGCGGAAAAGTGAAGGTAATGATTGTGGATGATCATGATATGGTTCGCATGGGGTTGAAGACGTATCTCATGTTGGAGCCGACATTTCATGTGATTGGAGAAGCAGGGAACGGGGAAGCGGCACTGCACCATTTGCGTAAGCTGGATGAGAATGAAATGCCTGATCTAATCTTGATGGATCTGATGATGCCCGTAATGAATGGTGCAGAAGCAACGGAGGCCATCATGAGCGAATTCCCGACTATGAAAATTGTAATGCTGACGAGTTTCCTTGAAGACGATCTGGTTGTACAGGCCATTGAAGCGGGTGCTGTAAGTTATGTGTTGAAAACTGTATCTGCTGAGGAGCTGATCTATGCTCTGCAAGGTGCTTACCGTGGAATGCCAGTCATGACAGGAGATGTGTCACAGGCGTTGACCCGTGGAATCAGACAGCGTACCGCTCGGGAAAGTGAGTCCGGTCTCACCGAACGAGAAAAAGAAGTGTTGCTGCTCATTGCAGAAGGTAAGACAAATAAGGACATCGGCGAAGAATTACATATTAGTATCAAAACCGTCAAAACACATGTCAGCAACCTATTGATGAAATGTGAGATGGATGATCGAACACAACTGGCAATCTATGCTCATCGACAAGGATGGGTGAAGACAAAGGATTAA